Proteins from a single region of Hydra vulgaris chromosome 12, alternate assembly HydraT2T_AEP:
- the LOC136088811 gene encoding uncharacterized protein LOC136088811, producing the protein MECNFLQIPHHIIASISEWLSIDDIKSIRLTCTTLYRLSFCKEVLQRIHLQPRCISERLIIFIEKLLHGKFIRMSLHKLNSAGALCLINKLPNITDLTVGAQHLSIVSLSCKFIRRLALVDDKLVFIPEKTDVCDEYFQSLKLLEFLSEIALYGCHQVYSIEVISQIVNYSKNLCLFSLNFLTLSTPKKNKKPVLHAILNSSHVRHWKFRSVMFLSNSAIVLPLTTLTFECIDTILSPLDERHNQIEKILLDGMIPYNAKFWGKNNFVNLKSLEIRKAFFYHSKLPLCSCLTFLKLVDCHASLKYILELSRAVEVSLKCLSVQAYDSFDDIAILKILSKFKFLEELELVNMGKLTFAIFLEIKHKHLKVLRFKGCKKIALSNIESIKNMVTFRIDVSDTFKKDSSIFLDW; encoded by the coding sequence ATGGAATGTAATTTCTTACAAATACCACACCATATAATTGCAAGTATTAGTGAATGGTTAAGTATTGATGATATTAAATCGATTCGTCTTACTTGCACTACGTTATACCGTCTTAGTTTTTGTAAAGAAGTGCTTCAAAGAATTCATCTGCAACCACGGTGCATCAGTGAAAGATTGATcatatttatagaaaagctTCTTCATGGAAAATTTATTCGTATGTCGcttcataaattaaattcagCTGGTGctctttgtttaataaacaaattaccCAATATTACTGATTTGACGGTAGGAGCGCAGCATTTATCGATTGTTAGCTTGTCGTGTAAATTTATACGCAGACTTGCGTTAGTTGATGATAAGCTCGTGTTTATTCCTGAGAAAACAGATGTTTGCGATGAATATTTTCAAAGTCTTAAGctattagaatttttatcaGAAATTGCGTTATATGGTTGCCACCAAGTATACTCAATCGAAGTTATTTCTCAAAttgtaaattattcaaaaaacctCTGCCTTTTCTCGTTAAACTTTCTGACTTTGTCCacccctaaaaaaaataaaaagccagTACTTCATGCAATATTGAACTCGAGTCATGTCCGCCATTGGAAATTCCGATCTGTGATGTTTTTGTCCAACTCAGCTATTGTTTTACCTTTGACTACTCTTACGTTTGAATGTATCGACACGATACTATCGCCATTAGATGAGCGACACaatcaaatagaaaaaattctTCTCGATGGAATGATACCTTACAATGCTAAGTTCTggggaaaaaataattttgtaaatctgAAATCGCTAGAAAtaagaaaagcgtttttttatCATTCGAAACTTCCTCTTTGTTcgtgtttaacatttttaaaactggtTGATTGTCATGCGTCTTTAAAGTATATCTTGGAACTCTCGCGTGCAGTTGAAGTTTCGTTGAAATGTTTATCGGTACAAGCGTATGATTCGTTTGATGATATTgccattttaaagatattatcaAAGTTTAAGTTCTTAGAAGAACTCGAATTAGTTAATATGGGAAAGTTAACATTTGCTatctttttagaaataaaacacAAACATTTGAAAGTTCTACGTTTCAAAGgatgtaaaaaaattgcacTTTCAAACATCGAGTCTATTAAAAATATGGTAACTTTTCGCATTGATGTTTCCGATACGTTCAAAAAAgattcaagtatttttttagattggtaa